One region of Fimbriiglobus ruber genomic DNA includes:
- a CDS encoding ATP-binding protein: protein MATETQNRAKEWLVGGGRMGELIRSMDWSNTPLGDRVSWPPSLRTTINLCLASNFPICFTWGPNRVQIYNDGYWPICGEKHPTSMGQDYRECWASPWPVVGPGFERCMATGETTFVTDTRMFLDRNGYVEETFFTYSFSPIRDEAGGIGGIFHPVTETTHLVLAERRLSALRALAAATADSRTVHDALAQAAVALAEYQLDLPFVLLYRLNSVAHLAGASGLMPGTLGAPETIDLSQHADKTWPLESVVQNGRPVLVNEIGGRFGPLVCQPYAEPIQQALVFPISAGGARPLAVMVAGVSTRRALDDAYRQFYDLLAAAVTTAVATARAYEEERRRAEELAELDRAKTAFFSNVSHEFRTPLTLMLGPLEDTLAGRTLDGSDREHVTVAHRNGLRLLKLVNALLDFSRIEAGRVEAAFEPTDLAALTVDLASTFRSAMEKAGLTFDVDCPPLSELVFVDPDMWEKVVLNLLSNAFKFTLTGRVTVGLRSTGGAVELTVEDTGVGIPAAEIGRVFERFHRIEGADGRTHEGTGIGLALVKELVKLHGGTVTVESEPGSGTKFTVTLLFGREHFPPGHVCAEGRSRTSLASPFVEEALRWLPGEHVVQDAPNEGPLARIVLADDNADMREYVARLLSVRYEVTAVADGEAALAAIHRSPPELVLSDVMMPRLDGFGLLARLRADPRTASVPVVILSARAGEEAKVEGLDAGADDYLVKPFSGKELLARVRATLETARLRQDSAHREQRERSLKEEASRKDAFIAMLAHELRNPLGPIRNAVQLLGVQRDTATAERVREMIERQVGHMARIVDDLLDVSRVARKKVELRRERLDLAQLVFLIAGDEAAAFEKAGLKIELTVSELPVWVSGDRTRLTQIVTNLLGNALKFTDRGGKVTVTVRGDSGEAVLSVADTGVGIEADLLPHLFTAFTQADKTLARTRGGLGLGLSMVKGLVELHGGTVGAASDGPGRGSIFTARLPRLDEPAALAAGRPPISRGAEVRPARVLIVEDNRDAAESLQMLLEISGCEVRVAYTGPDGVAAAKAMSPDLVLCDIGLPGISGYEVARQIRAEFHGRNPVLVALTGYGGDDDRAKAKAAGFDEHFTKPVDPAALGSLIAT from the coding sequence ATGGCCACCGAGACACAGAACCGGGCCAAGGAATGGCTCGTCGGCGGCGGCCGGATGGGGGAACTCATCCGCTCGATGGACTGGTCGAACACGCCGCTCGGGGATCGCGTGTCCTGGCCCCCGAGCCTGCGCACCACGATCAACCTGTGCCTCGCGTCCAACTTCCCGATTTGCTTCACCTGGGGTCCGAACCGCGTCCAGATCTACAACGACGGGTACTGGCCGATTTGCGGGGAGAAGCACCCGACGTCAATGGGCCAGGACTACCGAGAGTGTTGGGCTTCCCCGTGGCCCGTCGTCGGGCCGGGGTTTGAACGGTGCATGGCCACCGGGGAGACGACGTTCGTTACCGACACCCGGATGTTCCTCGACCGTAATGGGTATGTGGAAGAGACGTTCTTCACCTACTCGTTCAGCCCGATCCGGGACGAGGCCGGGGGTATCGGCGGGATCTTCCATCCCGTCACCGAGACAACCCACCTGGTGTTAGCCGAGCGGCGATTGAGCGCACTGAGGGCACTGGCCGCGGCGACCGCCGACTCGAGGACGGTTCACGACGCTCTGGCCCAGGCCGCCGTAGCGCTGGCGGAGTACCAACTCGATCTCCCGTTCGTCCTCCTCTACCGGCTCAACTCTGTCGCCCACCTGGCCGGTGCGTCCGGGCTGATGCCGGGGACACTGGGGGCGCCGGAAACCATCGATCTGAGCCAACACGCTGACAAAACGTGGCCACTCGAATCCGTGGTTCAAAACGGTCGCCCCGTCTTGGTGAACGAGATCGGCGGCCGGTTCGGTCCGTTGGTTTGCCAGCCGTATGCCGAACCAATTCAACAAGCCCTCGTGTTCCCGATCTCCGCCGGCGGCGCCCGACCGCTTGCCGTCATGGTCGCCGGGGTGAGTACCCGCCGCGCGCTCGACGACGCTTACCGGCAGTTTTACGACCTGCTTGCCGCGGCCGTTACGACGGCGGTAGCCACGGCTCGCGCGTATGAAGAGGAGCGGCGGCGGGCGGAAGAACTGGCCGAACTGGACCGAGCCAAGACGGCGTTCTTCTCGAACGTCAGCCACGAGTTCCGCACCCCCTTGACTCTGATGCTCGGTCCGCTCGAGGACACGCTGGCCGGTCGTACTCTCGATGGCTCTGACCGTGAACATGTCACGGTCGCCCACCGGAACGGGCTGCGGTTGTTGAAACTTGTCAACGCACTGCTCGACTTCTCCCGGATCGAGGCGGGGCGCGTGGAGGCGGCGTTCGAACCGACCGATTTAGCCGCCCTCACGGTCGACCTGGCAAGCACCTTCCGGTCGGCGATGGAAAAGGCGGGTCTGACGTTCGATGTCGACTGCCCACCGCTCTCGGAATTGGTGTTTGTCGATCCGGACATGTGGGAAAAGGTGGTGCTGAATCTTCTGTCCAACGCCTTCAAGTTCACGCTCACCGGGCGGGTCACAGTCGGTCTGCGGTCGACTGGCGGGGCGGTCGAGTTGACCGTCGAGGACACGGGCGTTGGCATCCCGGCGGCCGAGATCGGTCGGGTGTTCGAGCGGTTCCACCGGATCGAGGGGGCGGACGGGCGGACGCACGAGGGGACGGGGATCGGCCTGGCCTTGGTCAAAGAACTGGTCAAACTCCACGGCGGCACCGTCACGGTGGAGAGCGAACCCGGCTCCGGAACGAAATTCACGGTGACGCTCCTCTTCGGGCGGGAGCATTTTCCGCCGGGCCATGTTTGCGCCGAAGGTCGCTCCCGGACGAGCCTCGCCAGTCCGTTCGTCGAAGAAGCCCTGCGATGGCTTCCCGGCGAACACGTCGTGCAAGATGCCCCCAACGAAGGGCCCTTGGCCCGGATTGTCCTCGCCGATGACAACGCCGACATGCGGGAGTACGTTGCCCGCCTGCTTTCGGTCCGCTACGAGGTGACCGCGGTGGCCGACGGCGAGGCGGCCCTCGCTGCGATCCACCGGTCGCCGCCCGAGTTGGTTCTGTCCGACGTCATGATGCCCCGGCTAGACGGGTTCGGGCTTCTCGCGCGACTCCGTGCCGACCCCCGGACCGCCTCGGTGCCGGTCGTCATCCTATCGGCCCGCGCGGGGGAGGAGGCGAAGGTTGAGGGGCTCGATGCCGGGGCAGACGACTACCTCGTGAAGCCGTTCAGCGGGAAGGAACTCCTGGCCCGCGTCCGGGCGACACTGGAGACCGCCCGGCTCCGACAAGATTCTGCCCACCGGGAACAGCGGGAAAGGTCTCTCAAAGAGGAGGCATCACGGAAAGACGCGTTCATCGCGATGTTGGCGCACGAGCTTCGGAACCCGCTCGGTCCGATCCGCAACGCCGTTCAGTTGCTCGGGGTTCAGCGGGACACTGCGACCGCCGAACGGGTGCGGGAGATGATCGAACGTCAGGTCGGACACATGGCGCGGATCGTGGACGACCTGCTGGACGTGTCGCGGGTGGCCCGCAAGAAGGTAGAACTGCGACGCGAGCGACTGGACTTGGCCCAGCTGGTGTTCCTGATCGCGGGCGACGAGGCGGCGGCGTTTGAAAAGGCCGGGTTGAAGATTGAATTGACGGTGTCTGAATTGCCGGTGTGGGTGTCGGGGGATCGCACCCGTCTCACGCAGATCGTCACTAACCTGCTCGGCAACGCGCTGAAGTTCACCGACCGCGGTGGCAAGGTCACGGTCACCGTGCGGGGCGACAGCGGAGAAGCGGTTCTGTCCGTCGCGGACACGGGCGTCGGGATTGAGGCGGACCTCCTGCCTCACTTGTTCACGGCTTTCACTCAGGCAGACAAGACGCTGGCCCGCACCCGTGGCGGGTTGGGGCTCGGTCTGTCGATGGTCAAGGGGTTGGTCGAACTCCACGGGGGCACGGTCGGGGCGGCAAGCGACGGCCCGGGCCGGGGGTCGATTTTTACCGCCCGGCTTCCGCGGTTGGACGAACCGGCTGCCCTGGCCGCAGGACGACCGCCGATCTCGCGGGGCGCGGAGGTGCGGCCGGCCCGGGTACTAATTGTCGAGGATAATCGGGACGCGGCCGAGAGTCTGCAGATGCTACTGGAGATTTCGGGGTGTGAGGTGCGGGTGGCGTATACGGGGCCCGACGGGGTCGCGGCGGCGAAGGCGATGTCGCCGGACTTGGTCCTATGCGACATCGGGCTGCCGGGAATCAGCGGGTATGAAGTGGCACGGCAGATCCGGGCCGAATTTCATGGTCGCAACCCGGTGCTGGTGGCTCTCACCGGTTACGGTGGGGACGACGACCGGGCGAAGGCCAAGGCGGCGGGATTCGACGAGCACTTCACCAAGCCCGTCGACCCGGCCGCCCTCGGCTCGTTGATCGCGACATGA